From Segatella copri, the proteins below share one genomic window:
- a CDS encoding sigma-54-dependent transcriptional regulator, whose amino-acid sequence MMAVEKKGKILIVDDNEDVLLSLNMLLKPYVEGIRVINTPERIIGMMDSFMPDVIMLDMNFHRDAISGEEGYEWLEKILAHNPKSVVLFITAYVDTEKAVRAIKAGAIDFIPKPWDRNKLLDTVKSAVELSRERNLDSSDLHEKVSEQNLNMNQSSDSKSIASSEDVFSRMIGECPAMKELKAQMMRVAATDANVLITGENGTGKDVVAHALHQLSDRARKPFVNIDLGCIPENLFESELFGYEKGAFTDARNAKEGRIETADGGTLFLDEIGNLNLPMQQKLLTVIEKRETQRIGSNKVSRVDVRILAATNVPLREKVGEGTFRQDLFYRLNTIELHLPPLRDRGEDIVLLAEYFLKIYSGKYSVGDVRLGASAKQKLLKHTWPGNVRELQHCIERAIVLGDKTELAAEDIRLEDSVVVSAASSSDSSSSSVNIDSLNLQSLEREAIKRAISLSNGNLTQAAELLGITRFALYRKIDKLGV is encoded by the coding sequence ATGATGGCAGTGGAGAAAAAAGGAAAGATACTGATAGTGGATGACAATGAGGATGTTCTCTTGTCGCTCAATATGCTTTTGAAACCATACGTGGAGGGTATCAGAGTTATCAATACGCCTGAGCGAATCATCGGAATGATGGATTCGTTTATGCCTGATGTTATCATGCTCGATATGAACTTCCATCGGGATGCCATCAGTGGCGAAGAGGGGTATGAATGGCTGGAGAAGATTCTGGCGCATAACCCCAAGAGCGTGGTGCTGTTTATCACGGCATACGTGGATACGGAGAAGGCGGTGAGGGCTATCAAGGCGGGAGCCATCGATTTTATTCCGAAACCATGGGATAGGAATAAGCTGCTCGATACGGTGAAGAGTGCCGTGGAACTGAGCAGGGAAAGGAATCTGGATTCTTCGGATTTGCACGAAAAGGTGTCAGAGCAGAATCTGAATATGAATCAAAGTTCTGATTCCAAGTCTATTGCATCTTCTGAAGATGTGTTTTCGAGAATGATTGGCGAATGCCCTGCCATGAAGGAACTGAAAGCGCAGATGATGCGTGTGGCGGCTACAGATGCCAACGTATTGATTACTGGAGAGAATGGTACGGGAAAGGATGTGGTGGCGCATGCCTTGCATCAGCTTTCTGACAGGGCAAGGAAGCCTTTTGTGAATATCGACCTGGGTTGTATCCCTGAGAATCTTTTCGAGAGCGAACTTTTCGGATACGAGAAGGGGGCGTTTACGGATGCCAGGAATGCGAAGGAAGGACGAATTGAGACGGCGGATGGCGGAACTCTCTTTCTGGATGAGATTGGAAATCTGAACCTGCCGATGCAGCAGAAACTCCTGACGGTGATTGAGAAGCGGGAGACTCAGCGCATTGGTTCCAATAAGGTGAGCCGGGTAGATGTGAGGATTCTGGCGGCTACGAATGTCCCTCTGCGTGAGAAGGTGGGAGAAGGAACATTCCGGCAGGATCTCTTTTATCGCTTGAATACCATCGAGCTTCATCTTCCACCGCTGCGTGATCGTGGAGAGGATATCGTTCTGCTGGCAGAATATTTCCTGAAGATTTATTCGGGAAAATACAGTGTGGGCGATGTGAGGCTGGGGGCATCTGCCAAGCAGAAGCTGTTGAAACATACCTGGCCGGGGAATGTAAGAGAGTTGCAGCATTGTATAGAGAGGGCGATTGTGTTGGGGGATAAGACGGAACTGGCTGCAGAGGATATCAGATTGGAGGATTCGGTGGTGGTTTCGGCGGCTTCTTCATCAGATTCTTCATCAAGTTCTGTTAATATAGATTCGCTCAATCTTCAGTCCTTGGAGCGTGAAGCCATCAAGCGCGCCATTTCCTTGAGTAATGGAAATCTTACACAGGCCGCAGAATTGCTGGGTATCACCCGTTTCGCCCTTTACAGGAAAATCGACAAACTCGGGGTTTAA
- a CDS encoding sensor histidine kinase codes for MSIVNNLFNHKSNERMRQLIEAIRTRDFSLQYSLDHLRGEERNLAEQINEVVNEFRETTLLQEAKYQYFGTMLDTINAFLIVADEQGKVHWMNRAAVEGLCGFSIQHLQDLQVLDGALPEMMMQLKPGLQKLMQLETKTNEAAAGKKALDAGNQNAGKADFVLSVVNFFNKGFAYRLYTLQNVQPVIQKNETDAQQLLVRVLTHEIMNSLTPIISLADTLCEGVEQDTLEHDDLLMALQAINRRSNGLLQFVENYRKLQRISKPLFEDVRIGDLVADLQHLYPDSIFHYEIENEDQIVQIDRSQIEQVLINLLKNAQEAVEKEEAPFVCLTTHLSSNKRDFIISITDNGKGILPEVMERIFVPFFTTKTSGSGIGLSICKQIVTLHGGTITASSKPDDKTTFSVVLPV; via the coding sequence ATGTCAATCGTCAATAACTTATTCAATCATAAGAGCAATGAGCGGATGCGTCAACTGATTGAGGCTATCCGCACCCGTGACTTCTCGCTTCAGTATTCGTTGGATCATCTGAGGGGAGAAGAGCGGAATCTTGCAGAGCAGATTAACGAAGTGGTGAATGAATTTCGGGAAACCACTTTGCTGCAGGAAGCGAAATACCAGTATTTCGGAACGATGCTCGATACCATCAATGCCTTTCTCATTGTGGCGGATGAACAGGGGAAGGTGCATTGGATGAATCGGGCTGCCGTGGAGGGACTCTGCGGTTTTTCGATTCAGCACTTGCAGGATTTGCAGGTGCTGGATGGGGCGCTTCCGGAAATGATGATGCAGCTGAAGCCGGGATTGCAGAAACTGATGCAATTGGAGACCAAGACCAATGAGGCTGCTGCTGGCAAGAAGGCTTTGGATGCCGGAAATCAGAATGCGGGGAAGGCTGACTTTGTATTGAGCGTGGTCAACTTCTTTAATAAAGGCTTTGCCTATCGCCTTTATACCTTGCAGAATGTGCAACCGGTGATTCAGAAGAATGAGACGGATGCGCAGCAGCTGCTGGTGAGGGTATTGACCCACGAAATCATGAACTCGCTGACTCCTATCATCTCTTTGGCTGATACGCTATGTGAAGGGGTGGAACAGGATACGCTGGAGCATGATGATTTGCTGATGGCATTGCAGGCTATCAACCGGAGAAGCAATGGCTTGCTGCAGTTTGTAGAGAACTATCGAAAGTTGCAACGCATATCGAAACCTCTGTTTGAGGATGTGAGAATTGGCGACCTGGTAGCAGATTTGCAGCATCTTTATCCGGATTCGATATTCCATTATGAGATAGAAAATGAAGACCAGATTGTGCAGATAGATCGTTCGCAGATTGAGCAGGTACTGATTAATCTGCTGAAGAATGCGCAGGAAGCTGTGGAGAAGGAAGAGGCTCCTTTCGTCTGTCTTACAACCCATCTTTCCAGCAATAAGCGAGATTTCATCATTTCCATTACCGATAATGGTAAGGGAATTCTACCAGAGGTGATGGAGCGCATTTTTGTGCCGTTCTTTACTACCAAGACGAGTGGTTCGGGCATCGGGTTGAGTATCTGCAAGCAGATAGTAACCCTGCATGGTGGCACCATCACCGCCTCATCAAAACCTGATGATAAAACCACCTTTAGCGTGGTGCTTCCTGTCTGA
- a CDS encoding HAD family hydrolase, translating into MDRFKDIRAIAFDADDTLWALQNYFEDVEHEYCELLAEYGKEKDISAALFETESKNMADLGYGCKAFTISLVENAVKVSHGKVEANVIAQIVDLGKSLLHLDAKPLEGVEKTLACFREMKKYKLAVFTKGELMDQENKLWRSGLQRYFDVVTIVSDKTPKAYHRLSRELDVTPDELVMVGNSFKSDIAPALKIGASAVHIPFHTTWAHEKTEEFEHPKLRRISRFEELLDIL; encoded by the coding sequence ATGGATAGATTTAAAGATATCAGGGCGATAGCCTTCGATGCCGATGATACGCTCTGGGCATTACAAAACTATTTCGAGGACGTGGAGCATGAGTATTGCGAGCTGCTTGCGGAATATGGAAAGGAAAAGGATATTTCTGCTGCTCTCTTCGAGACGGAGAGTAAAAATATGGCTGATTTGGGTTATGGTTGCAAGGCTTTCACCATATCCCTGGTAGAGAATGCGGTGAAGGTGAGTCATGGTAAGGTGGAGGCGAATGTCATCGCCCAAATTGTGGACTTGGGTAAGAGTCTCCTGCATCTTGATGCCAAGCCTTTGGAAGGGGTAGAGAAAACCTTGGCTTGTTTCCGTGAGATGAAGAAATATAAGCTGGCAGTCTTCACCAAGGGTGAGTTGATGGATCAGGAGAATAAGTTGTGGCGTTCGGGTCTGCAGCGGTATTTTGATGTGGTGACTATCGTGAGCGACAAGACGCCCAAGGCTTATCATCGTCTCAGCAGGGAACTGGATGTAACTCCCGACGAGCTGGTGATGGTGGGTAACAGTTTCAAGAGTGATATTGCTCCGGCATTAAAAATCGGAGCTTCGGCTGTCCATATCCCTTTTCATACCACATGGGCGCATGAAAAGACAGAGGAATTTGAACATCCCAAGCTCCGTCGTATTTCAAGATTCGAGGAACTTCTCGATATCTTATAA